Proteins co-encoded in one Candidatus Hydrogenedentota bacterium genomic window:
- the amrA gene encoding AmmeMemoRadiSam system protein A yields MSGTESPRLTGAEKLTLLRIARDTLTARLQGREAGDLERYPLTPALRDRRGAFVTLHDARGGLRGCIGSIQTNKSLAETVRANAVNAGFNDPRFAPLRPAELEGLHIEISALFPGETAGSPFFRVNNPEEIVIGRDGLYLEHAVSGQGGLLLPQVPVEQGWDAASFLEHLCMKAGLPSGSWKSPACRLWRFGAEVFSEEE; encoded by the coding sequence ATGAGCGGCACGGAATCCCCCCGCCTAACGGGGGCGGAAAAACTGACCCTGCTCCGCATAGCCCGTGACACCCTCACAGCGCGGCTCCAAGGCCGGGAGGCAGGCGATTTGGAGAGGTATCCGCTCACCCCGGCACTCCGTGACCGGCGCGGCGCGTTTGTCACCCTGCACGACGCGCGGGGGGGGCTGCGCGGGTGCATCGGCAGCATCCAGACAAACAAATCCCTGGCGGAGACTGTCCGGGCGAATGCCGTCAACGCCGGGTTTAATGATCCCCGGTTTGCGCCCCTGCGGCCGGCTGAACTGGAGGGGCTTCACATCGAAATCTCGGCCCTCTTCCCGGGAGAGACGGCCGGTTCCCCCTTTTTTCGCGTGAACAACCCCGAAGAAATCGTCATAGGCCGGGACGGGCTTTATCTGGAGCACGCCGTCTCCGGCCAGGGCGGGCTGCTTCTGCCCCAGGTGCCCGTCGAGCAGGGATGGGATGCCGCGTCGTTTCTGGAGCACCTGTGCATGAAGGCCGGGCTTCCTTCCGGTTCCTGGAAAAGCCCTGCCTGCCGTCTGTGGCGTTTCGGCGCCGAGGTTTTTTCTGAAGAAGAATAA